A window from Gemmatimonadota bacterium encodes these proteins:
- a CDS encoding sulfatase-like hydrolase/transferase, protein MGPLWREQAPKTSGKAEWLKKYEDRGIEFPKRDYCAVLDHMDDGVGKIMATLHELAIVDNTLVIYLSDNGAMIDKFPGNNGPLRGQKGMTYEGGIRVPAVMQWPGVIPKGMVSDAGAVHFDLFATVLDAAGIEIPKMNGQHPVHGVSLLAHLRSHGQEDLPGRYVFWDLFGKMGAVKDDWKLVGTGPNHRGQFAEAIPAIEELQFELYKLDQDIGEANDLASQYPEIYNDLKSQLIDWFQRAKGS, encoded by the coding sequence ATGGGTCCCTTGTGGCGAGAACAGGCACCCAAAACATCGGGCAAAGCCGAGTGGTTAAAAAAGTATGAAGATCGCGGTATTGAGTTCCCCAAGCGCGACTATTGTGCGGTGCTGGATCATATGGATGATGGTGTGGGTAAAATCATGGCGACATTGCATGAGTTGGCTATCGTAGATAACACACTTGTCATCTACTTGAGCGATAATGGTGCAATGATTGATAAATTTCCGGGCAATAATGGCCCTTTACGCGGGCAAAAAGGAATGACATATGAAGGTGGAATCCGCGTGCCTGCGGTGATGCAGTGGCCGGGTGTTATTCCCAAAGGGATGGTATCTGATGCAGGTGCTGTGCATTTTGATTTGTTTGCCACTGTGCTGGATGCGGCTGGCATTGAGATTCCCAAAATGAATGGACAGCATCCAGTTCATGGAGTGAGTTTGCTTGCGCATTTGAGATCACATGGGCAAGAAGATTTGCCAGGGCGGTATGTGTTTTGGGATTTGTTTGGGAAAATGGGAGCGGTAAAAGACGATTGGAAACTGGTTGGTACAGGCCCTAATCATCGCGGGCAATTTGCCGAGGCTATTCCGGCTATTGAAGAATTGCAATTTGAATTGTACAAGCTCGATCAGGATATTGGCGAAGCCAATGATTTGGCCAGTCAATATCCTGAGATTTATAACGATCTTAAAAGCCAACTCATTGACTGGTTTCAACGGGCGAAAGGATCGTGA
- a CDS encoding phytanoyl-CoA dioxygenase family protein produces the protein MQPVHPISDGELDAHVADLQENGYVILREQIAPEYLDPLRDIAQRAADDYIAEWRGGMKLPEVRILDGKGKRNFTINPNARACFMWGKAAMELLNHDTVHGICERALGTYHFLDLVANTVRYHPEAQQGRFHRDFRPGLTDEGKHNGLWFFFMLDGYSAENGGTRLIPRTHCFKADEPEMMDPEPDSDSNKIQATGDPGDLLIVNAGGLHCAGVNQTHKPRRTLNIRIVPNSDRLFYNAWELAGPELQAKASERVKRFLQPPADRVAKLRTDWRVTPRRKKS, from the coding sequence ATGCAACCAGTCCATCCAATAAGCGACGGGGAATTGGACGCACATGTAGCCGATCTGCAAGAAAACGGTTATGTCATCCTGCGGGAGCAAATCGCACCCGAGTATCTCGACCCTCTTCGGGATATCGCCCAGCGTGCTGCGGATGATTACATCGCCGAGTGGCGAGGAGGAATGAAGTTGCCCGAAGTGCGTATTCTCGACGGAAAGGGGAAACGCAACTTCACAATCAATCCGAACGCCCGCGCCTGTTTCATGTGGGGTAAAGCGGCCATGGAGCTGCTCAACCACGACACCGTTCACGGGATCTGCGAACGCGCTCTGGGTACCTACCATTTTTTGGATCTCGTTGCCAACACCGTACGCTATCACCCGGAAGCGCAGCAGGGACGCTTCCATCGCGACTTCAGGCCCGGCCTCACGGACGAAGGCAAGCACAACGGTCTGTGGTTCTTCTTTATGCTCGACGGCTATTCAGCGGAAAATGGCGGCACCCGGTTGATTCCGCGCACACATTGTTTCAAAGCCGACGAACCCGAAATGATGGATCCCGAGCCGGATTCAGACAGCAACAAGATCCAGGCTACCGGTGATCCGGGTGATTTACTGATTGTAAACGCGGGGGGCCTGCATTGCGCAGGCGTAAATCAGACTCACAAGCCCCGGCGCACCCTGAACATCCGCATCGTACCAAACAGCGACCGGCTGTTCTACAATGCCTGGGAACTGGCCGGGCCTGAACTGCAAGCGAAAGCCAGTGAAAGGGTCAAGCGCTTCCTGCAGCCGCCAGCCGACCGCGTTGCCAAACTGCGAACCGACTGGCGCGTGACGCCTCGTCGAAAAAAATCATAG
- a CDS encoding phytanoyl-CoA dioxygenase family protein: protein MQKDPKSLEEHLKEFKTIGFTLFPKMLDDVWVKAMRDSFEEIGDRLPNPDGSRPQVFVDVLEHKPDLILSALSNKRLLDFAEMIVGPHVQLESITYRRTAPQDPNTNPVLGFHRDMFAEFPQEGIYQRPLLFNALSYLQNLDDEIGPLRIIPGSHMKALTLTPEERNQPHPDEVILYPKSGDIAVFHNAIVHSGTANYSKEYRYLFFLTMNHSWLKHRANYSGPISQAVKARARATGNRRLLRLLGEDVNVFRRANSGFMQPDEERWEEWIAEDIAALKE from the coding sequence ATGCAAAAAGATCCCAAATCCCTCGAAGAACACCTGAAAGAATTCAAAACAATTGGATTTACACTTTTCCCAAAGATGCTGGACGATGTCTGGGTCAAAGCCATGCGAGATTCATTTGAAGAAATCGGTGATCGCCTCCCCAATCCCGATGGCAGCCGACCCCAGGTCTTTGTGGATGTGCTCGAACACAAACCCGATCTCATTCTCTCTGCCTTGTCAAATAAGCGCCTCCTGGACTTTGCTGAAATGATCGTCGGCCCTCATGTCCAGCTTGAATCCATCACATATCGGCGCACAGCGCCACAGGACCCAAACACAAACCCGGTACTGGGTTTTCACCGGGACATGTTCGCCGAGTTTCCTCAAGAAGGCATCTACCAAAGGCCCTTACTCTTCAATGCCCTGAGCTATTTGCAGAATCTCGATGATGAAATTGGCCCCCTGCGTATTATTCCAGGTTCTCACATGAAAGCCCTGACTTTAACGCCAGAAGAAAGAAACCAACCCCATCCTGACGAAGTCATCCTTTATCCCAAATCTGGAGATATCGCCGTATTTCACAATGCTATCGTACACTCGGGAACAGCCAATTACTCAAAGGAATACCGATACCTTTTCTTTTTAACGATGAATCATTCCTGGCTTAAACACAGAGCCAATTATTCAGGCCCAATTTCTCAAGCAGTCAAAGCGCGAGCACGAGCGACTGGCAATCGTCGACTACTGCGCCTATTGGGCGAAGATGTAAATGTATTTCGGCGAGCCAACAGTGGATTTATGCAACCCGACGAAGAAAGATGGGAAGAGTGGATCGCTGAGGATATTGCCGCACTCAAGGAATGA
- a CDS encoding sulfatase-like hydrolase/transferase has product MATKPNFLIIVTDDQGYGDAGCYWDTEVDTPTMDAIAKNGVRFTQLRVNPLCAPTRASLFSGQYSLECGMWRGPSLPGQKTDTLPRRIHDDVKLLPEFLKEAGYKTGMFGKWHLGYDAPNVPNERGFEEFVGFLGGAHPYWPFDGSRLLHNDQPMVHEDHLTDVFTGYAIDFIRKHRDKPFFCYVPYNAVHGSLVARTGTQNIGQSRVVKKV; this is encoded by the coding sequence ATGGCCACAAAACCAAATTTTCTCATCATTGTTACAGACGATCAGGGGTATGGAGATGCGGGTTGTTATTGGGATACAGAGGTCGATACACCAACGATGGATGCGATTGCAAAAAATGGGGTGCGTTTTACACAGTTGAGGGTCAATCCACTTTGTGCGCCAACGCGTGCATCTCTTTTTTCTGGGCAGTATTCTTTGGAATGCGGCATGTGGCGTGGCCCATCACTGCCGGGGCAGAAAACAGATACGTTGCCAAGGCGCATTCATGATGATGTAAAACTTTTGCCCGAGTTTTTGAAGGAAGCAGGATATAAAACTGGCATGTTTGGCAAGTGGCATTTGGGATATGATGCACCCAATGTGCCCAATGAACGCGGTTTTGAAGAATTTGTCGGATTTTTGGGTGGTGCACACCCCTATTGGCCTTTTGATGGTAGTCGCCTTTTGCACAATGACCAGCCCATGGTGCATGAAGATCATTTGACGGATGTGTTTACTGGTTATGCGATTGACTTTATTCGGAAACATCGTGATAAGCCGTTTTTTTGTTATGTGCCTTACAATGCTGTGCATGGGTCCCTTGTGGCGAGAACAGGCACCCAAAACATCGGGCAAAGCCGAGTGGTTAAAAAAGTATGA